A genomic segment from Juglans regia cultivar Chandler chromosome 14, Walnut 2.0, whole genome shotgun sequence encodes:
- the LOC108998465 gene encoding tropinone reductase homolog At2g29330-like, producing the protein MGSHAEVYSRSTESRWSLEGTTALVTGGTKGIGHAIVEELARFGAAVHTCSRNEAELSECKHEWEKKGFRVTGSVCDVTSPSERQKLITTVSSLFDGKLNILINNVGTNKIKPTTEYKAEDVSLIMSTNFESAYHLSQLSHPLLKASSAGSIVFISSVCGVVSINVGSIYSATKGAMNQLTKNLACEWAKDNIRANCVAPSFTTTSLAEPFFTEAIISRTPMERVGEPKEVSSLVAFLCLPAASFITGQIICVDGGMTVNGLTMST; encoded by the exons atgggtagTCATGCGGAAGTGTATAGCAGAAGTACTGAAAGTAGATGGAGTCTTGAGGGAACTACGGCTCTTGTCACGGGCGGAACAAAAGGAATTGG GCATGCTATTGTGGAGGAACTTGCACGTTTTGGTGCGGCTGTACATACATGCTCTCGAAATGAAGCTGAGCTTAGTGAATGCAAGCACGAGTGGGAGAAAAAGGGTTTTCGAGTCACTGGTTCAGTATGCGATGTAACTTCTCCATCTGAACGACAGAAGCTAATTACAACTGTCTCATCTCTCTTCGATGGCAAACTAAATATCCTT ATTAACAATGTtggaacaaacaaaataaaaccgACAACGGAGTACAAAGCCGAGGATGTCTCGCTTATAATGTCCACAAATTTCGAATCAGCTTATCACTTGAGCCAACTTTCACATCCTCTTCTGAAAGCTTCGTCAGCTGGAAGCATTGTGTTTATTTCTTCAGTCTGTGGCGTCGTATCAATTAACGTTGGATCCATATATAGCGCCACCAAag GGGCAATGAATCAGCTAACCAAAAATCTTGCATGCGAGTGGGCAAAAGATAATATAAGGGCTAATTGTGTTGCACCTTCGTTCACCACGACTTCCCTTGCTGAACCT TTTTTTACTGAAGCTATCATCTCTCGAACGCCAATGGAAAGGGTTGGAGAGCCAAAAGAGGTGTCTTCATTGGTGGCGTTTCTTTGCCTTCCTGCGGCCTCTTTCATCACCGGCCAGATTATTTGCGTCGACGGAGGGATGACGGTGAATGGCTTGACGATGTCCACATGA